The following are encoded in a window of Candidatus Fluviicola riflensis genomic DNA:
- a CDS encoding uroporphyrinogen decarboxylase, with translation MEQFTEYIGYAASLAVLIAFLMKNMRTLRIVNTAGCVLFIVYGSLLPSVPVIVTNAAIVVINMYYLLRKEKAKA, from the coding sequence ATGGAACAATTCACGGAATACATCGGATATGCGGCATCACTGGCCGTGCTAATTGCTTTTCTGATGAAAAACATGCGGACGTTGCGTATCGTAAATACCGCTGGTTGTGTGTTGTTTATCGTTTATGGAAGTTTGTTGCCTTCGGTTCCGGTGATCGTGACGAATGCCGCAATTGTGGTCATTAACATGTATTATTTGCTGCGGAAAGAAAAAGCTAAAGCCTGA
- a CDS encoding RNA helicase, producing the protein MPFSSLGLSAALRQALADMKFERPYPIQEQAIPAVLMGKDLFGIAPTGSGKTASYVLPLLTKLSKEQQERNRNIRALIVVPTRELAMQVQQVIYHFSNRLPERISSMAVYGGVSINPQMKALMGTSILVATPGRLLELIDSNAVQLGKCDTLVLDEADKLLNLGFHDEMQRIIALLPKKRQNLLFSATLTDDVSAITQLLLNDPVVIKIVQEEETVDLIEQTAFRVSEERKGPLLRHLIQSRDMQQVLVFTSSVFKADTVTAKLQKNGINAVAIHSKKSQEARRKALDNFKAGRTRVLVATDLISRGIDIHVLPFVINYELPRSPKEYVHRIGRTGRADATGEAFAFVTPEDEHHFKIIQKKMGKQVPYTETEGMELK; encoded by the coding sequence ATGCCCTTTTCTTCCCTTGGTTTATCCGCAGCTTTACGTCAGGCACTGGCCGATATGAAGTTTGAACGTCCCTACCCGATCCAGGAACAAGCCATTCCGGCGGTGTTAATGGGGAAAGATTTGTTCGGGATTGCACCGACAGGTTCAGGAAAAACAGCGAGTTATGTATTACCGTTGCTTACAAAACTAAGCAAGGAACAACAGGAACGTAATCGTAATATCCGCGCGTTGATCGTGGTTCCGACCCGGGAACTGGCCATGCAGGTGCAGCAGGTGATTTATCATTTTTCGAACCGATTGCCCGAACGTATTTCTTCGATGGCGGTTTACGGTGGTGTTTCGATCAATCCGCAAATGAAAGCGCTGATGGGAACCTCGATTTTGGTTGCCACTCCCGGACGTTTGCTGGAACTCATCGACAGCAACGCTGTGCAACTTGGCAAATGTGATACGCTGGTACTAGACGAAGCCGATAAATTGCTGAACCTTGGTTTTCACGACGAAATGCAACGCATCATTGCTCTGTTACCCAAAAAACGACAAAACCTGCTCTTTTCGGCTACGTTGACCGATGACGTTTCTGCGATTACACAATTGTTGCTGAACGATCCGGTGGTGATTAAGATCGTGCAGGAAGAAGAAACGGTCGACCTGATTGAACAAACGGCTTTCAGGGTGTCGGAAGAACGAAAAGGTCCGTTGCTGCGTCACCTCATCCAATCACGTGATATGCAACAGGTATTGGTGTTTACAAGTTCGGTGTTTAAAGCTGATACAGTAACCGCCAAATTGCAGAAAAACGGGATCAATGCTGTTGCGATTCACAGTAAGAAAAGCCAGGAAGCACGCCGCAAAGCCCTGGACAATTTCAAAGCCGGTCGTACACGCGTGCTGGTTGCCACTGATCTCATCTCCCGCGGGATCGACATTCACGTATTGCCTTTTGTGATCAATTACGAATTACCACGTTCGCCCAAAGAATACGTACACCGGATTGGCCGTACAGGCCGCGCCGATGCTACCGGAGAAGCGTTTGCATTTGTGACGCCCGAGGATGAACACCATTTTAAGATCATTCAGAAGAAAATGGGGAAACAGGTGCCGTATACGGAAACTGAAGGTATGGAACTGAAATGA
- a CDS encoding phytanoyl-CoA dioxygenase has protein sequence MNQLTSYNSKSGFDERGFTILPEIYTSEEIEIIQQAIDYADSSSAIFMKTTHLFAIRQFFKAVPNAVDLIMNDKLKSVINDLFGKDYFVVKSIYFDKPETSNWFVSYHQDLTISVDKKVALDGFGPWTVKQDQFAVQPPTTILENGFTIRIHLDDTNEENSALKIVPGSHLKGIYRPETIDWEIEEEVSCEVPAGGIMIMKPLLLHSSSRTLNRKRRRVVHIEFSNQELPQGLNWSERF, from the coding sequence ATGAATCAGTTAACTTCCTACAATTCTAAAAGTGGTTTTGATGAACGAGGATTTACCATTTTGCCGGAAATCTATACATCCGAAGAAATTGAGATAATTCAACAGGCAATTGATTATGCAGATAGTTCTTCAGCTATTTTCATGAAAACTACCCATCTTTTTGCGATTCGTCAGTTTTTCAAAGCGGTCCCGAATGCTGTTGATTTGATCATGAACGATAAGCTGAAATCGGTAATCAATGATCTTTTTGGGAAAGATTATTTTGTAGTGAAAAGTATTTATTTTGATAAGCCAGAAACCTCCAATTGGTTTGTGTCCTATCACCAGGATCTGACTATTTCGGTTGATAAGAAAGTCGCATTAGACGGATTCGGTCCCTGGACAGTAAAACAAGATCAATTTGCCGTTCAACCTCCGACAACGATTCTTGAAAATGGATTTACAATACGCATTCACCTCGATGATACCAATGAAGAAAATAGTGCGTTAAAGATTGTTCCCGGATCACATTTGAAAGGAATTTACCGGCCTGAAACCATCGATTGGGAAATTGAAGAAGAAGTCTCTTGTGAAGTTCCTGCCGGAGGTATTATGATCATGAAACCATTATTACTTCATAGTTCTTCCCGCACGCTCAATAGAAAAAGAAGAAGGGTAGTGCATATTGAATTTTCCAACCAGGAATTACCACAAGGGTTGAATTGGTCGGAACGTTTTTAG
- a CDS encoding lysine transporter LysE, with protein sequence MVADYFIKGLIIGFSVAAPVGPIGVLTIKRTLTEGRTSGFVTGMGAAMADTVYGIIAGCGLTAISSFLLTQAFWMKLIGGLFLLFLGVKSFLSKPPEKSATVVGKGLFYNFISTFFLTVTNPSTILSFLAIFAGMGLGSEKTDYSLSMILVLGVFLGSALWWLILSFTVSFFRSKVTNTHLLWINRLSGILITAFGLMAIYTCFNETT encoded by the coding sequence TTGGTAGCAGACTATTTCATAAAAGGATTGATCATCGGGTTTTCCGTCGCAGCGCCCGTAGGGCCGATAGGTGTGCTCACCATCAAACGCACGCTTACCGAAGGACGAACTTCCGGATTTGTAACCGGAATGGGCGCCGCGATGGCTGATACCGTTTATGGAATCATTGCCGGTTGCGGACTCACAGCGATTTCATCGTTCTTACTCACACAAGCATTCTGGATGAAACTCATCGGTGGCTTGTTCCTGCTGTTTCTGGGCGTAAAATCTTTCCTGAGTAAACCTCCAGAAAAATCAGCGACTGTTGTGGGCAAAGGACTTTTCTACAACTTCATTTCCACCTTTTTTCTCACGGTTACCAATCCGTCGACCATTTTATCGTTTCTCGCTATCTTTGCAGGAATGGGATTGGGTTCCGAAAAAACCGATTATTCGCTGTCGATGATCCTGGTTTTGGGTGTTTTCCTCGGCTCGGCTTTGTGGTGGCTGATCCTGAGTTTTACGGTGAGTTTTTTTCGGTCGAAGGTTACAAATACACACTTGTTGTGGATCAACAGGCTCTCAGGAATTTTGATCACTGCATTCGGATTAATGGCAATTTACACATGTTTTAACGAAACAACCTGA
- the murA gene encoding UDP-N-acetylglucosamine 1-carboxyvinyltransferase, with product MSSFEIHGGKQLKGELTPQGAKNEALQILCAVLLTPEKVTISNIPDIVDVNKLIQLLQVMGVKVEKVERGTYIFQAKDIDLAYLETEDFKKRAAALRGSIMIVGPLLARFGKGFIPKPGGDKIGRRRLDTHFEGFALLGAKFNYDAGEHFYSIEAKKLVGTYIHLDEASVTGTANIVMAAVMAEGKTVFYNAACEPYLQQLCKMLNSMGAKISGIGSNLLTIEGVKELGGCFHRILPDMIEIGSFIGLAAMTQSEITIKDVSYENLGIIPNVFRRLGIQLERRGDDIYIPAQESYEIDTFIDGSILTIYDAPWPGFTPDLLSIILVVATQAKGSVLIHQKMFESRLFFTDKLIDMGAQIILCDPHRATVIGLGRQHQLKGIQMTSPDIRAGVSLLIAAMSATGKSVIHNIEQIDRGYQDIDIRLNNLGADIRRIS from the coding sequence ATGTCATCGTTTGAAATTCACGGAGGGAAACAATTAAAAGGAGAATTGACACCTCAAGGTGCTAAGAATGAAGCCTTACAAATTTTATGTGCGGTTTTACTCACTCCCGAAAAAGTAACCATTTCCAATATCCCCGACATTGTTGACGTAAACAAACTCATCCAGCTCTTGCAGGTGATGGGCGTGAAGGTCGAAAAAGTGGAGCGCGGAACGTATATTTTTCAGGCGAAAGACATCGATTTGGCTTACCTCGAAACCGAGGATTTCAAAAAGCGTGCAGCCGCATTGCGCGGTTCTATTATGATCGTTGGTCCGTTATTGGCCCGTTTCGGAAAAGGATTTATTCCAAAACCGGGTGGTGACAAAATCGGCCGTCGTCGTTTGGATACGCACTTTGAAGGTTTTGCCTTGCTTGGCGCGAAATTCAACTACGATGCGGGCGAGCATTTTTATTCCATCGAAGCAAAAAAACTGGTCGGAACATATATTCACCTCGATGAAGCATCTGTAACCGGAACAGCCAATATCGTGATGGCAGCTGTGATGGCTGAAGGAAAAACGGTGTTTTACAACGCAGCTTGCGAACCATATTTGCAGCAATTGTGTAAAATGCTCAATTCCATGGGTGCCAAGATTTCCGGGATCGGTTCCAACTTACTCACCATCGAAGGTGTGAAAGAACTGGGCGGATGTTTCCACCGGATTTTGCCTGATATGATTGAAATCGGTAGTTTCATCGGCCTTGCGGCGATGACACAGTCTGAAATTACGATCAAGGATGTGAGCTACGAAAACCTTGGGATCATCCCGAATGTATTTCGTCGTTTGGGAATTCAACTGGAACGCCGCGGTGATGATATCTATATTCCTGCCCAGGAAAGTTACGAGATCGATACGTTCATCGATGGTTCTATTTTAACCATTTACGATGCACCATGGCCCGGATTCACACCCGATTTGTTGTCTATCATTCTGGTGGTTGCCACACAAGCCAAAGGAAGCGTTTTGATTCACCAGAAAATGTTTGAATCTCGCCTGTTCTTTACTGATAAACTGATCGATATGGGCGCGCAGATCATTTTGTGTGATCCGCACCGTGCTACTGTGATCGGATTGGGACGTCAACATCAGTTGAAAGGCATTCAAATGACATCGCCGGATATTCGTGCCGGAGTTTCATTGCTCATTGCGGCTATGTCCGCCACAGGAAAAAGTGTGATTCACAACATCGAGCAAATCGATCGCGGTTACCAGGATATCGATATCCGACTCAATAATTTGGGGGCGGATATTCGCCGGATTTCGTAA
- a CDS encoding carbon-nitrogen hydrolase, with amino-acid sequence MSNQKIEVQKLQQSNYEQLVNTMKAAYSNWGGSVWSERAIKKLLSVFPEGQLIVMADDQVVGCALSIRVKYDDFGDEHTYNQITGNYSFSTHNPNGNVLYGIEVFIHPDFRGMRLGRRLYDARKELCETLNLKAIVFGGRIPNYHKHSDELTPKEYIQKVKQSEIFDPVLSFQLSNDFHVKKVLKNYIPEDAESHEYATLLQWDNVYYVSNHRQEFRVRRSVRIGLVQWKMRLYDSIDELFQQAEYFVDAISSYKADFAVFPEYFNGPLMAEFEGMNEAEAIRAMSQYTDLITQKFSSLAVNYNVNIIAGSMPSYDGDTLKNVGYLCHRNGNVERYEKLHVTPDEEKYWGLKGGNNLQVFDTDAGKIGILICYDVEFPELSRLLAEEGMQILFVPYLTDTQNAYLRVRLCAQARAIENECYVAITGSVGNLPKVENMDIQYSQSAVFTPSDFAFPSNAVKSEATANTEMILIADVDLKLLDELHSYGSVRNLRDRRKDFYKVTKL; translated from the coding sequence ATGTCAAATCAAAAAATCGAAGTACAAAAACTCCAGCAGTCTAATTACGAACAATTGGTCAATACCATGAAAGCCGCCTATTCCAATTGGGGAGGCAGCGTTTGGAGTGAACGGGCAATCAAAAAATTACTTTCCGTTTTCCCGGAAGGCCAACTCATTGTAATGGCCGATGACCAGGTTGTCGGGTGCGCCCTTTCCATCCGGGTGAAATACGATGATTTCGGTGACGAACATACCTACAATCAAATCACGGGAAATTATTCGTTTTCTACCCACAATCCCAATGGGAACGTGCTTTACGGAATCGAAGTGTTCATACATCCCGATTTCAGAGGTATGCGCCTCGGACGCCGTTTGTATGATGCACGCAAAGAATTGTGTGAAACGCTGAACCTGAAAGCCATTGTATTTGGGGGCAGGATTCCGAATTACCACAAACACTCAGATGAGTTAACTCCGAAAGAGTATATTCAAAAAGTAAAACAATCCGAAATTTTCGATCCTGTATTGTCGTTTCAACTGAGCAACGATTTCCACGTAAAAAAGGTATTGAAGAATTACATTCCCGAAGATGCGGAAAGTCATGAATATGCTACGCTTCTGCAATGGGATAATGTGTATTATGTTTCGAATCACCGACAGGAATTCCGGGTACGCAGAAGTGTACGCATCGGGTTGGTGCAGTGGAAAATGCGATTGTACGATTCCATTGATGAACTGTTTCAGCAAGCCGAGTATTTTGTAGATGCTATTTCGAGCTACAAGGCCGATTTCGCGGTGTTTCCTGAATATTTTAACGGACCGTTGATGGCGGAATTTGAGGGAATGAACGAGGCGGAAGCCATTCGGGCAATGTCGCAGTACACCGATTTGATCACGCAGAAATTCAGTTCACTTGCAGTAAATTACAATGTCAATATTATTGCCGGAAGCATGCCTTCATATGATGGTGACACGCTGAAAAACGTTGGTTATCTGTGTCACAGAAACGGGAATGTAGAGCGGTACGAAAAACTGCACGTAACTCCCGATGAAGAAAAATACTGGGGATTGAAAGGTGGTAACAACCTGCAGGTCTTTGATACCGACGCCGGTAAAATCGGAATTTTGATTTGCTACGATGTCGAGTTCCCGGAATTATCGCGTTTACTGGCTGAAGAAGGTATGCAGATTTTATTTGTGCCTTATCTTACGGATACGCAAAATGCTTATCTCCGTGTGCGCTTATGTGCCCAGGCCCGTGCTATTGAGAACGAGTGTTACGTAGCCATTACAGGAAGTGTAGGCAACCTGCCGAAGGTGGAGAACATGGATATTCAATATTCGCAATCGGCGGTGTTTACGCCAAGTGATTTTGCTTTTCCGTCGAATGCCGTGAAAAGTGAAGCCACTGCCAATACCGAAATGATTTTAATTGCCGATGTGGATTTGAAACTGCTGGATGAATTGCACAGCTATGGTAGTGTGCGCAATTTGCGTGATCGCCGAAAGGATTTTTACAAAGTAACAAAGCTATAA
- a CDS encoding 4-hydroxy-tetrahydrodipicolinate synthase: MKQFTGAGVALVTPFLADMTIDFPALRRLVREQIEGGTDFLVVQGTTGESPTLSASEKQQVLETVMLENNGKLPIVYGVGGNDTRSVCEAFSKIPKGVDGILSVAPYYNKPIQRGFVAHYKEIANATDLPIIMYNVPGRTGANMTAETTLELSEVPNLVAMKEASGNMEQIMEIIRCKPADFLLLSGDDAITLPLIAAGAEGVISVVANAFPKQFSAMVHTALQGDFAASRKEHYNLLPVTKLFFAEGNPGGVKIALEELGWMQPHMRLPLVQVSDGLRQAIIAETKQLSTILAK; this comes from the coding sequence ATGAAACAGTTTACAGGAGCGGGTGTAGCATTAGTGACACCTTTTTTGGCAGACATGACGATCGATTTTCCGGCTTTGCGTCGTTTGGTGCGCGAGCAAATCGAAGGCGGAACTGATTTTTTGGTCGTACAAGGTACTACCGGCGAGTCGCCAACCCTTTCTGCTTCTGAAAAGCAGCAGGTGCTGGAAACTGTGATGCTTGAAAATAATGGCAAATTGCCCATCGTTTATGGTGTTGGCGGAAACGATACGCGTTCGGTGTGTGAGGCGTTTTCCAAAATCCCGAAAGGAGTAGACGGTATTTTATCCGTGGCTCCATATTACAACAAACCGATTCAACGCGGTTTTGTGGCGCATTACAAAGAAATTGCCAATGCTACTGATTTGCCCATTATCATGTACAACGTGCCGGGAAGAACCGGTGCAAACATGACCGCTGAAACCACGCTTGAACTGTCGGAAGTCCCGAACCTGGTTGCCATGAAAGAAGCATCGGGCAACATGGAACAAATAATGGAGATCATTCGTTGCAAACCGGCAGATTTTCTATTGCTTTCCGGTGACGATGCCATTACCTTACCGCTCATCGCTGCTGGTGCCGAAGGTGTGATTTCCGTAGTTGCCAACGCATTCCCGAAACAATTCTCTGCAATGGTCCATACCGCTTTGCAAGGCGATTTTGCCGCATCCCGCAAAGAACACTACAACTTGTTGCCGGTTACAAAACTATTCTTTGCCGAAGGAAACCCGGGCGGAGTAAAAATCGCGTTGGAAGAACTTGGTTGGATGCAGCCACACATGCGCTTACCACTTGTACAGGTTTCAGACGGTTTACGCCAGGCGATCATTGCAGAAACGAAGCAATTGTCAACGATTTTAGCGAAGTAG
- the prmC gene encoding protein-(glutamine-N5) methyltransferase, release factor-specific produces the protein MKTLADLQLHWQQTLNNLYPEREINNLFRFALEDLFELGYSEQMMQRTVEQSDEFCTKLENVLQRLKTGEPLQYITGFTYFDNLKLSVSPAVLIPRPETEELVAWVSETLEPGFNETIIDWCTGSGCIALALKQRFPESKVIGFDWSAEALEVAQRNAEALKLPATFELRDALAADDSGEKVAVIISNPPYIPQDEQELIRSNVRNFEPHIALFVPDESALLFYEAITQKAIRQLNPGGWLFFELHEDFAEETKQMVENTGGFSMVEIRNDLQGKARMLRAKRVKI, from the coding sequence GTGAAAACCCTCGCTGATCTTCAGCTGCATTGGCAGCAAACACTGAACAATTTATATCCCGAGCGGGAAATCAATAACCTGTTTCGTTTTGCCCTGGAAGATTTGTTTGAACTCGGCTATTCCGAGCAAATGATGCAACGAACGGTTGAGCAATCAGACGAATTCTGCACAAAACTTGAAAATGTTTTGCAGCGATTGAAAACCGGCGAACCATTGCAATACATTACCGGATTCACTTATTTCGACAATCTCAAACTCTCGGTTTCGCCTGCAGTATTGATTCCACGTCCCGAAACAGAAGAACTGGTGGCATGGGTTTCTGAAACGCTGGAACCCGGTTTCAATGAAACAATAATCGATTGGTGCACAGGATCAGGTTGTATTGCACTGGCGTTGAAACAACGGTTTCCCGAATCGAAAGTGATTGGTTTTGATTGGTCAGCGGAAGCACTGGAAGTTGCTCAGCGGAATGCGGAAGCATTGAAATTACCGGCAACATTCGAATTGCGGGACGCGCTTGCTGCAGATGATTCCGGCGAAAAAGTAGCTGTAATCATTTCCAATCCGCCATACATTCCACAAGACGAGCAGGAACTCATTCGTTCCAACGTTCGAAATTTCGAGCCTCATATAGCTTTGTTTGTTCCTGACGAAAGTGCTTTGTTGTTTTACGAAGCGATTACACAAAAGGCGATTCGACAATTGAATCCTGGTGGCTGGTTGTTTTTTGAACTCCACGAAGATTTTGCGGAAGAAACTAAACAGATGGTAGAAAATACCGGCGGTTTTTCGATGGTCGAAATCCGTAATGATTTACAGGGAAAAGCTCGGATGTTGCGGGCAAAAAGAGTGAAGATATGA
- a CDS encoding cold-shock protein: protein MSKGTVKFFNETKGFGFITEEGSGTDHFVHISGLVSQIREGDTVEFELENGKKGLNAVQVTVI from the coding sequence ATGAGTAAAGGAACAGTTAAGTTCTTCAATGAAACCAAAGGATTTGGATTCATTACTGAAGAAGGTTCAGGAACAGATCATTTTGTACACATTTCAGGTTTGGTTAGCCAAATTCGTGAAGGTGATACAGTTGAGTTCGAATTGGAAAACGGAAAAAAAGGATTAAACGCAGTTCAGGTAACAGTTATCTGA
- a CDS encoding phosphoesterase — MSEAQSILSAIQTAKRIVIVAHKSPDGDSIGSSMALYHLLKKWGKDVRVVHPDPAPEFLHWVPEQSTIVAFDEHTEEAKKLLADAEVICCLDFNEPGRVGKEMQPFLEQAPGVKIMIDHHLNPSDFCQFRISETSACSTAQLLYEWMDEAGILSDLDATIGTCIYLGIMTDTGSFRFPSVNPHTHRVLAHLMEAGVVHYQIHEQIYDTNTIDRIRLRGYALSEKLVCLEDLPIAYISLSADELERFNYRKGDTEGLVNQVLGIQGIQMAALFVEKDGAVKISFRSKGSYKVNELAAAHFEGGGHGYAAGGISYTSLKETTEKFVTNVYQFIPVT; from the coding sequence ATGTCAGAAGCACAATCTATTTTATCGGCCATTCAAACAGCCAAACGCATTGTTATTGTAGCACACAAATCACCTGATGGTGATTCAATCGGTAGCTCCATGGCATTATACCATTTACTCAAAAAATGGGGCAAAGATGTGCGTGTGGTCCATCCTGATCCTGCTCCCGAATTCTTACATTGGGTGCCGGAACAGTCAACAATCGTAGCTTTTGATGAACATACCGAAGAAGCGAAAAAACTTCTTGCTGATGCAGAAGTCATTTGCTGCCTCGATTTCAATGAACCAGGCCGGGTAGGGAAGGAAATGCAACCGTTCCTGGAACAAGCTCCGGGAGTGAAAATAATGATCGATCATCACTTGAATCCGTCCGATTTTTGCCAATTCCGTATTTCCGAAACCAGCGCATGCTCAACCGCACAGTTATTGTATGAATGGATGGATGAAGCCGGAATTCTTTCAGATCTGGATGCCACAATCGGCACATGCATCTATTTGGGGATCATGACCGATACGGGATCATTCCGTTTTCCTTCCGTGAACCCGCACACACACCGCGTTTTAGCACATTTGATGGAAGCCGGAGTGGTTCACTACCAAATCCACGAACAAATTTACGATACCAATACCATTGATCGCATTCGCTTGCGCGGTTATGCTTTGTCTGAAAAGCTTGTTTGCCTGGAAGATCTTCCGATTGCGTATATTTCACTTTCTGCTGACGAATTGGAACGGTTCAACTACCGCAAAGGTGACACCGAAGGTTTGGTCAATCAGGTCCTGGGAATCCAGGGAATTCAGATGGCGGCATTGTTTGTTGAAAAAGACGGAGCAGTCAAAATCTCTTTCCGCTCAAAAGGCAGTTACAAAGTCAACGAACTGGCTGCTGCTCATTTTGAAGGCGGCGGGCACGGTTATGCAGCCGGTGGAATTTCATATACTTCCCTGAAAGAAACCACCGAAAAATTTGTAACGAATGTTTATCAATTCATTCCAGTAACATGA
- a CDS encoding DNA ligase (NAD(+)) LigA: MNPQEAQQRITFLTDELNHHNHLYYVESNPVISDFEFDRLLRELQELETQFPELASPLSPTKRVGGDITKKFATVVHRFPMLSLSNSYSEEEIIDWAQRLKKAVESPIEYVCELKYDGVAIGIRYVNGKFDRAVTRGDGTRGEDISTNVKTIRSIPLTLKGDYPDDFEIRGEIFFPKANFEAMNRRREEIGEPVFANPRNSASGTLKSQDSKVVAERGLDCFLYGVYGESLRLESHLESVNTAKEWGFKVPLEKEKYIAKTDNITGIMDFIHYWDKARYDLPFDIDGVVIKVNDYIQQQDLGFTAKSPRWAIAYKFKAERVETVLQTVTYQVGRTGAITPVANLTPVLLGGTVVKRASVHNADQIEKLGLHEGDTVYVEKGGEIIPKIIGVNLEKRSESTKEVVFIDNCPECGTLLVRREGEAQHYCPNDQVCPPQVKGRMEHFISRKAMNIDGLGAETIDLLYQKGLARTVADLYDLTFDQVVNLDRMADRSANNLLLGIEASKAVPFERVLFALGIRFVGETVAKKLAAAFKNIDAIATATFEELIAVDEIGDKIAVAVQQYFADERAQETIARLKIAGLQFEIEEAELDSTSLEGKTFVVSGVFSQFSRDEIKSLIEKNGGKNVSSISAKTSYVLAGDNMGPAKLEKASSLGIPIISEADFVKMLG, from the coding sequence ATGAATCCGCAGGAAGCTCAACAACGAATCACCTTTTTAACCGACGAACTCAATCACCATAATCACTTGTATTATGTGGAAAGTAATCCGGTAATCTCTGATTTTGAGTTTGATCGCTTGCTGCGCGAGTTACAGGAACTGGAAACGCAATTCCCCGAATTGGCTTCACCGTTGAGTCCAACCAAGCGGGTAGGAGGCGATATCACCAAGAAATTTGCAACTGTCGTGCATCGTTTCCCTATGCTTTCGCTTTCCAATTCGTACTCCGAAGAAGAAATCATCGATTGGGCACAGCGCCTGAAAAAAGCGGTCGAAAGCCCGATAGAATACGTTTGTGAACTCAAATACGATGGTGTGGCAATTGGGATTCGTTATGTGAACGGAAAGTTTGATCGGGCCGTAACACGCGGTGATGGCACGCGAGGTGAAGATATTTCAACCAACGTAAAAACCATTCGCAGTATTCCGCTTACGCTGAAAGGTGATTATCCGGATGATTTTGAGATCAGAGGCGAAATTTTCTTCCCGAAAGCCAACTTCGAAGCCATGAATCGCCGCCGGGAAGAAATTGGTGAACCCGTTTTTGCAAATCCTCGAAACTCAGCTTCCGGAACGCTTAAGTCACAGGATTCGAAAGTGGTGGCCGAACGCGGTTTGGATTGTTTTCTCTATGGTGTTTACGGCGAAAGTTTGCGATTGGAATCACATTTGGAAAGTGTCAATACCGCCAAAGAATGGGGATTCAAAGTTCCGCTGGAAAAAGAAAAGTACATCGCCAAAACCGATAACATCACCGGAATCATGGACTTTATTCACTATTGGGATAAAGCGCGTTACGACCTGCCATTCGATATCGATGGTGTTGTGATCAAAGTCAATGATTATATTCAGCAACAGGACCTCGGTTTCACCGCCAAATCACCGCGTTGGGCCATTGCGTATAAATTCAAAGCCGAGCGGGTAGAAACCGTTTTGCAAACCGTCACTTACCAGGTTGGACGAACCGGCGCAATTACTCCTGTTGCCAATCTGACACCTGTATTGCTGGGCGGAACGGTCGTGAAACGTGCCTCGGTTCACAATGCTGATCAAATTGAAAAGCTCGGACTGCATGAAGGCGATACCGTTTACGTGGAAAAAGGAGGTGAGATCATCCCGAAAATTATTGGCGTAAACCTCGAAAAACGTTCCGAATCCACAAAAGAAGTCGTGTTTATTGACAATTGTCCGGAATGCGGAACATTACTGGTCCGCAGAGAAGGCGAGGCACAGCATTATTGTCCCAACGACCAGGTTTGTCCGCCGCAGGTGAAAGGCCGCATGGAACATTTTATCAGCCGGAAAGCTATGAATATAGATGGTTTAGGCGCTGAAACTATTGATTTATTGTACCAGAAAGGATTGGCACGCACCGTAGCCGATTTGTACGATTTAACCTTTGATCAGGTAGTAAATTTGGATCGAATGGCTGATAGATCGGCGAATAATCTTTTATTGGGAATTGAGGCATCAAAAGCCGTTCCGTTTGAGCGTGTTTTATTTGCACTCGGAATTCGTTTTGTGGGTGAAACCGTTGCTAAAAAACTAGCCGCAGCTTTCAAAAACATTGATGCTATTGCCACTGCTACGTTTGAAGAATTGATAGCCGTTGATGAGATTGGCGACAAAATCGCAGTGGCCGTGCAGCAATATTTTGCCGATGAACGAGCGCAGGAAACAATTGCACGTTTAAAAATAGCCGGTTTGCAATTCGAGATCGAAGAAGCGGAACTTGATTCTACCTCGTTGGAAGGAAAAACTTTCGTGGTTTCTGGTGTTTTCAGCCAGTTTAGTCGCGACGAGATCAAATCTCTGATCGAGAAAAACGGTGGTAAAAATGTCAGTTCCATTTCCGCAAAAACATCCTACGTTCTCGCAGGAGATAATATGGGGCCAGCTAAATTGGAAAAAGCCAGTTCGCTCGGTATTCCGATCATTTCAGAAGCCGATTTTGTGAAGATGCTGGGATAG